DNA sequence from the Bradyrhizobium diazoefficiens genome:
CGCATCATTGCCGATGATGAGGCCAAGCCGCCGCCGGCAGAAGCTGCGAAGCCCACACCTGCGCCCGCCGCGCCCGCACCAAAGCCGCAGGCGATGGCCGACATTCCACCATCCAGGGTCGCGCCCACGAAACCTGCCGCCGAAAAGCCCGCGCCGCCGCCGGCTGCGAAGCCTGCGCCGCCGCCACCGCCCGCGCCTGCGGAGGATGCGGGTCCCAACAGCCAGGATGACATTGATGCGCTGCTGGCGGGCCTCGACACGGCCACGGCTGCGCCCGAGATCCGTGCGCCGGAACCTGAGCCCGAGGCCGAACCCGACGTGCTCGAATTGACCGACGAGATGGCGATGGACCCGGAGCCGACACCGGCGCCGCCGCCGCCAAGCTTTCACAGGGTCGAGCCGCGCGATGATCTCGAATTCACCGAATCGCCGCCACCCCGTCCGACACCAGCGCCATCCTATGCGCCGGTGGATTTCGACGCACCGCCGCTGCCGCCGCAGCAGCCGATCCTGGCGCAATCGACGGTCTCGGCGGTCGAATCCGCCTTCAACTCCCTGGCCCACACGGTGCTCAGCAGCAATGCGCGGACGCTGGAAGATCTGGTCAAGGAGATGCTGCGCCCGATGCTGAAATCCTGGCTCGACGACAATCTGCCGGGGCTCGTCG
Encoded proteins:
- a CDS encoding DUF2497 domain-containing protein; its protein translation is MTQPAKVTEPSMEEILASIRRIIADDEAKPPPAEAAKPTPAPAAPAPKPQAMADIPPSRVAPTKPAAEKPAPPPAAKPAPPPPPAPAEDAGPNSQDDIDALLAGLDTATAAPEIRAPEPEPEAEPDVLELTDEMAMDPEPTPAPPPPSFHRVEPRDDLEFTESPPPRPTPAPSYAPVDFDAPPLPPQQPILAQSTVSAVESAFNSLAHTVLSSNARTLEDLVKEMLRPMLKSWLDDNLPGLVERIVKAEIERVSRGGR